In Anas acuta chromosome 21, bAnaAcu1.1, whole genome shotgun sequence, one genomic interval encodes:
- the NKAIN1 gene encoding sodium/potassium-transporting ATPase subunit beta-1-interacting protein 1 isoform X3, which yields MDGEIAALERQIFDFLGYQWAPILANFLHIMAVILGIFGTIQYRSKYLILYAVWLVLWVGWNAFIICFYLEVGHLSQDRDFIMTFNTSLHRSWWMENGPGCLVTPVLNSKLAPEDHHVITVSGCLLDYQYIEVVSSATQIFLALFGFVYACYVSKVFLEEEDSFDFIGGFDSYGYQAPQKTSHLQLQPLYTSG from the exons ATGGATGGAGAG ATAGCGGCGCTGGAGCGGCAGATCTTTGATTTCCTGGGCTACCAGTGGGCGCCCATCCTGGCCAATTTCTTACACATCATGGCTGTCATCCTGGGCATCTTCGGGACCATCCAGTACAGATCCAAATACCTCATCCTG TACGCGGTGTGGCTGGTGCTGTGGGTCGGCTGGAACGCCTTCATCATCTGCTTCTACCTGGAGGTCGGGCACTTGTCGCAG GACCGGGACTTCATCATGACCTTCAATACCTCACTGCACCGCTCGTGGTGGATGGAGAACGGGCCGGGCTGCCTGGTGACGCCGGTGCTGAACTCCAAGCTGGCCCCCGAGGACCACCACGTCATCACGGTCAGCGGCTGCCTGCTGGACTACCAGTACATCGAGGTGGTCAGCAGCGCCACGCAGATCTTCCTGGCG CTCTTTGGCTTCGTCTACGCCTGCTACGTCAGCAAAGTGTTTCTGGAGGAAGAAGACAGCT tCGACTTCATCGGCGGGTTTGACTCCTACGGCTACCAGGCGCCCCAGAAGACGTCGCACCTACAGCTACAGCCGCTGTACAC GTCCGGGTAA
- the NKAIN1 gene encoding sodium/potassium-transporting ATPase subunit beta-1-interacting protein 1 isoform X1, with protein MGRCNGRCTLVGFCCLQLIAALERQIFDFLGYQWAPILANFLHIMAVILGIFGTIQYRSKYLILYAVWLVLWVGWNAFIICFYLEVGHLSQDRDFIMTFNTSLHRSWWMENGPGCLVTPVLNSKLAPEDHHVITVSGCLLDYQYIEVVSSATQIFLALFGFVYACYVSKVFLEEEDSFDFIGGFDSYGYQAPQKTSHLQLQPLYTSG; from the exons ATGGGGAGATGCAATGGGAGATGTACGCTGGTTGGattctgctgcctgcagctg ATAGCGGCGCTGGAGCGGCAGATCTTTGATTTCCTGGGCTACCAGTGGGCGCCCATCCTGGCCAATTTCTTACACATCATGGCTGTCATCCTGGGCATCTTCGGGACCATCCAGTACAGATCCAAATACCTCATCCTG TACGCGGTGTGGCTGGTGCTGTGGGTCGGCTGGAACGCCTTCATCATCTGCTTCTACCTGGAGGTCGGGCACTTGTCGCAG GACCGGGACTTCATCATGACCTTCAATACCTCACTGCACCGCTCGTGGTGGATGGAGAACGGGCCGGGCTGCCTGGTGACGCCGGTGCTGAACTCCAAGCTGGCCCCCGAGGACCACCACGTCATCACGGTCAGCGGCTGCCTGCTGGACTACCAGTACATCGAGGTGGTCAGCAGCGCCACGCAGATCTTCCTGGCG CTCTTTGGCTTCGTCTACGCCTGCTACGTCAGCAAAGTGTTTCTGGAGGAAGAAGACAGCT tCGACTTCATCGGCGGGTTTGACTCCTACGGCTACCAGGCGCCCCAGAAGACGTCGCACCTACAGCTACAGCCGCTGTACAC GTCCGGGTAA
- the NKAIN1 gene encoding sodium/potassium-transporting ATPase subunit beta-1-interacting protein 1 isoform X2, which produces MVEKLRHGAAAAGRTQIAALERQIFDFLGYQWAPILANFLHIMAVILGIFGTIQYRSKYLILYAVWLVLWVGWNAFIICFYLEVGHLSQDRDFIMTFNTSLHRSWWMENGPGCLVTPVLNSKLAPEDHHVITVSGCLLDYQYIEVVSSATQIFLALFGFVYACYVSKVFLEEEDSFDFIGGFDSYGYQAPQKTSHLQLQPLYTSG; this is translated from the exons ATGgtggagaaactgaggcacggagcggctgctgcagggaggactCAG ATAGCGGCGCTGGAGCGGCAGATCTTTGATTTCCTGGGCTACCAGTGGGCGCCCATCCTGGCCAATTTCTTACACATCATGGCTGTCATCCTGGGCATCTTCGGGACCATCCAGTACAGATCCAAATACCTCATCCTG TACGCGGTGTGGCTGGTGCTGTGGGTCGGCTGGAACGCCTTCATCATCTGCTTCTACCTGGAGGTCGGGCACTTGTCGCAG GACCGGGACTTCATCATGACCTTCAATACCTCACTGCACCGCTCGTGGTGGATGGAGAACGGGCCGGGCTGCCTGGTGACGCCGGTGCTGAACTCCAAGCTGGCCCCCGAGGACCACCACGTCATCACGGTCAGCGGCTGCCTGCTGGACTACCAGTACATCGAGGTGGTCAGCAGCGCCACGCAGATCTTCCTGGCG CTCTTTGGCTTCGTCTACGCCTGCTACGTCAGCAAAGTGTTTCTGGAGGAAGAAGACAGCT tCGACTTCATCGGCGGGTTTGACTCCTACGGCTACCAGGCGCCCCAGAAGACGTCGCACCTACAGCTACAGCCGCTGTACAC GTCCGGGTAA
- the NKAIN1 gene encoding sodium/potassium-transporting ATPase subunit beta-1-interacting protein 1 isoform X4: MAVILGIFGTIQYRSKYLILYAVWLVLWVGWNAFIICFYLEVGHLSQDRDFIMTFNTSLHRSWWMENGPGCLVTPVLNSKLAPEDHHVITVSGCLLDYQYIEVVSSATQIFLALFGFVYACYVSKVFLEEEDSFDFIGGFDSYGYQAPQKTSHLQLQPLYTSG; this comes from the exons ATGGCTGTCATCCTGGGCATCTTCGGGACCATCCAGTACAGATCCAAATACCTCATCCTG TACGCGGTGTGGCTGGTGCTGTGGGTCGGCTGGAACGCCTTCATCATCTGCTTCTACCTGGAGGTCGGGCACTTGTCGCAG GACCGGGACTTCATCATGACCTTCAATACCTCACTGCACCGCTCGTGGTGGATGGAGAACGGGCCGGGCTGCCTGGTGACGCCGGTGCTGAACTCCAAGCTGGCCCCCGAGGACCACCACGTCATCACGGTCAGCGGCTGCCTGCTGGACTACCAGTACATCGAGGTGGTCAGCAGCGCCACGCAGATCTTCCTGGCG CTCTTTGGCTTCGTCTACGCCTGCTACGTCAGCAAAGTGTTTCTGGAGGAAGAAGACAGCT tCGACTTCATCGGCGGGTTTGACTCCTACGGCTACCAGGCGCCCCAGAAGACGTCGCACCTACAGCTACAGCCGCTGTACAC GTCCGGGTAA